A DNA window from Argopecten irradians isolate NY chromosome 10, Ai_NY, whole genome shotgun sequence contains the following coding sequences:
- the LOC138333422 gene encoding tetratricopeptide repeat protein 37-like isoform X1 has product MDPKEVKTTLKNAREAIRNKEFKEALKHCKSVLAWDKNNYNALVFVGVAAEGLDQVDQAVKAYKRAVEASPDQALAWQGLAGLYEKRPSQEHDNDLISVYQKLQEIHSSDEEKKRDVLVKLAKLYVRLGELENGLQIFEEVIEGEKDSARKIQLQTNLVDLLMAEKTLTTPQEHMVLELVTVLTCEGTTVTFTSPEITVTRYLDLLIKHRKVGSLPEQCGRLQSMFPVLSYPLEIIIIYHMETEAEISVLETIVSKLKDLEPDSPYLGAAQGYILLHQKNYIQARPLLTSAAEVLKKVVVVHYCLAKTLFALHINKQTLSVCTTCFSLMLKKDRLVISISDLDLNLSALQCHIDYRIGTPVSLDRAIQTLTKREGLSGGLKILLGFVYLKANRVEDAQKLVVGTQDTASLDGWIHYVRGDYSGALLRLTLALESTPDISDSHLMMGKALWQTWKEDKSQESAEKSYMSFLKAAKLDPYNSEAFVYLGHFSLDVQHDKVKATKCYQKAFDLDNDNEDAGAALCDLLSSAGQEEAAHNIIVSVTSKASAGSAKWAWLRLGLYQVKHDSPSVAITSFQSALRADPKDNHVWECLAEAYLHRGSLTAALKAFTKASELDSNSLYCLYQIAAIKQTLCMYTEAIVEYKVILDRSPNYVPALKGVGETYILLARSHLSQSFYGRTRENCENALLFLTRAATHRPDLSCLWKLMGDACTLVHRLAPETFSFTVDNKLVSKSGETCPTGTSKISLIQTIELGSRCYGRALKALPNCASLWHDLGVNFFYQSQQSTQSDMIATLSTKAVNALKKALNIDPKNHLHWNALGRVYCSQGCYQPDKAQHCFIKSIQTEANNVVAWSNLATLYFKNGNIELAHDAFKTAQSLEPSYVACWIGQALIAETVGHEDAMDLFRHTNELANHVEGATGYASWVCAMLKDDSKHDTELFRYSIKQMAAIPAASDALAKYLDTEKTNPTAYNMYGLLLEHQGLYKLAVRSLRSALELCDEASPYKQEIRINYARLLCKDEQYLDAVEQFDLVDDLDTLEDMCNKGLALYKAGRYTGSITVYTSALALAETEEDQSHVSVALGMVHYGAGDLETTKSVLFQSSQMNPPSRTGLLALCALGILQTDLTLTLAVLQELLAGEGSTSQSDVAHLMSSANAVIEGNPRAAKNFVQQCIHKYPDQLDLWRLLGSVLVTHCHDNASVAGAATCVQKVSSLNPTSPDIMKLATSAQLAGGHYSRTRRNGVLSSAQKAVHLNPDQKDNWVNLTAAIHSHTVLHKSDKLVQLALVYLNWLSVTFNEAPAMVTSWCKKQRVISLVEAGRVDEAASLISQLKSCGDEELEDFAAVIEAVIDGDIGAMSEQLLKSRDNPFLVEALLETCERGGVSVNLTDILGVDQEDRGRRVDLICKVLHVYYIYQQAKRTGVVDDLEGLLKKPVIDVQTLDSHCLPVMLVLAAATLATNPRLTKHCVVKVSEGRHLQMDKCDEVSIARCLLIKLIYNPKKESEALKKLLVEVEEEGDVTVQEFYKHLSNQNG; this is encoded by the exons ATGGACCCCAAAGAAGTGAAGACAACACTAAAAAATGCTAGAGAAGCCATCAGAAATAAAGAGTTCAAGGAAGCCTTGAAGCACTGCAAG TCTGTGTTGGCCTGGGATAAGAACAACTACAATGCGTTGGTGTTTGTCGGCGTTGCTGCCGAGGGTTTGGACCAGGTGGACCAGGCGGTAAAGGCCTATAAACGGGCTGTAGAGGCTAGTCCAGATCAGGCCCTAGCATGGCAGGGGTTAGCTGGTCTGTATGAGAAACGACCGTCACAGGAACACGACAATGACCTTATTAGTGTTTATCAGAAATTACAGGAAATTCACAGCAG TGATGAGGAGAAGAAAAGAGATGTTCTTGTGAAACTTGCTAAGCTTTACGTCAGACTGGGAGAGCTAGAAAAT GGTCTGCAGATATTTGAGGAGGTTATTGAAGGTGAGAAAGATTCAGCAAGGAAAATTCAGCTTCAGACGAACTTAGTGGATCTTCTAATGGCCGAAAAAACGTTGACAACACCACAAGAACATATG GTGTTGGAGCTGGTTACTGTCCTGACATGTGAGGGAACCACAGTCACTTTTACCAGTCCAGAAATTACTGTCACTAGATACCTGGACCTTCTCATTAAG CACCGTAAGGTTGGCAGTCTACCTGAACAGTGTGGCCGCCTTCAGTCAATGTTTCCAGTACTTTCTTACCCATTAGAAATCATCATTATATACCACATGGAGACAGAAGCAG AAATATCAGTTCTAGAGACCATTGTCAGTAAATTGAAGGACCTTGAGCCAGATAGTCCTTACCTTGGGGCTGCCCAGGGTTACATACTGTTACATCAGAAAAACTACATACAGGCCCGACCATTGCTGACTTCAG CTGCTGAGGTGCTGAAGAAAGTGGTTGTTGTCCATTACTGCCTAGCCAAGACTTTATTTGCTCTACACATCAATAAACAGACCCTAAGTGTCTGTACGACAT GTTTTAGtttaatgttaaagaaggacCGCCTGGTGATATCTATCAGTGACCTGGATTTGAATTTGTCAGCCTTACAGTGTCACATTGATTATAGGATAGGAACTCCTGTCTCTCTAGACAGGGCCATCCAAACACTTACCAAG AGAGAAGGTCTGTCGGGTGGCCTGAAGATTTTACTTGGGTTTGTCTATCTGAAGGCTAACAGAGTTGAGGATGCCCAG AAATTGGTGGTGGGTACCCAGGACACCGCTTCATTGGATGGATGGATACACTATGTCAGGGGAGACTACTCAGGTGCTCTCCTCAG gtTAACACTGGCCCTAGAATCTACTCCAGACATCAGTGATAGCCATCTCATGATGGGTAAAGCATTGTGGCAAACGTGGAAAGAGGACAAGTCACAGGAATCAGCAGAGAAAAGTTACATGTCGTTTCTAAAG GCGGCAAAACTCGACCCATACAACAGTGAGGCGTTCGTCTATCTGGGTCACTTCTCCTTAGATGTACAACATGACAAGGTCAAGGCCACAAAATGTTACCAGAAAGCATTTGACCTTGACAATGACAATGAAGATGCTGGTGCTGCCCTCTGTGATCTTTTGTCAAGTGCAGGCCAAGAG GAAGCAGCCCACAACATCATTGTGTCTGTTACATCTAAAGCCAGTGCTGGAAG TGCTAAGTGGGCATGGTTACGATTAGGACTGTACCAAGTCAAACATGACAGTCCGTCTGTTGCCATCACCAGTTTCCAGTCAGCACTGAGGGCTGACCCTAAAGACAA CCATGTATGGGAGTGTTTGGCTGAAGCTTACTTACATAGAGGCAGTTTAACAGCAGCTCTCAAAGCCTTCACAAAGGCTTCAGAG TTGGACTCCAACTCCTTGTACTGCTTGTATCA AATTGCTGCTATAAAACAGACACTGTGTATGTACACAGAAGCCATTGTCGAGTACAAAGTTATCCTGGACCGCTCGCCAAACTACGTACCGGCTCTGAAGG GTGTTGGAGAGACTTATATATTACTAGCCAGGAGTCACCTGTCACAGAGTTTCTACGGCCGAACTCGAGAAAACTGTGAGAATGCCCTACTGTTTCTCACTAG AGCTGCCACCCATCGACCTGACTTGTCCTGTTTATGGAAGCTGATGGGCGATGCCTGTACACTGGTCCATAGACTGGCACCAGAAACCTTCAGCTTTACCGTGGATAATAAGCTGGTGTCTAAGTCAGGAGAAACATGTCCCACAGGGACCTCCAAAATAAGTCTGATACAGACAATAGAGCTTGGATCAAG GTGCTATGGACGAGCTTTGAAGGCACTCCCAAATTGTGCCTCATTGTGGCATGACCTAGGGGTCAATTTCTTCTACCAATCACAGCAGTCGACACAAAGTGACATGATTGCAACACTATCAACAAAAGCTGTAAATGCTCTTAAGAAAGCTTTGAATATCGATCCTAAAAACCATCTTCATTGGAATGCTCTTGGAAGGGTGTACTGTTCACAAG GATGTTACCAGCCAGACAAAGCCCAACACTGCTTCATAAAGTCCATCCAGACAGAGGCAAAC aatGTGGTGGCTTGGTCCAATCTGGCAAcactttattttaaaaatggcAACATAGAG CTTGCCCACGATGCATTTAAAACTGCCCAGAGTCTAGAACCATCTTATGTGGCCTGCTGGATTGGACAG GCACTGATTGCAGAGACAGTTGGACATGAAGACGCCATGGACTTGTTTAGACACACCAATGAACTGGCCAATCAT GTAGAGGGAGCCACTGGGTATGCTAGCTGGGTGTGTGCCATGCTGAAGGATGACAGTAAACACGACACAGAACTATTCCGATACTCCATAAAACAAATGGCCGCCATACCGGCAGCATCGGATGCTTTAGCCAAGTATCTAG ATACTGAGAAGACCAACCCAACTGCATACAACATGTATGGTCTACTGTTAGAACATCAAGGTTTATACAAGTTGGCCGTCCGTTCTCTCCGCTCTGCCCTGGAACTGTGTGATGAGGCTTCACCATACAAACAGGAAATAAGGATTAACTACGCTCGATTACTCTG TAAAGATGAACAGTACCTTGACGCTGTTGAGCAGTTTGACCTTGTGGATGACCTTGACACCTTGGAGGACATGTGTAACAAAGGTCTGGCCCTGTACAAGGCTGGGCGGTACACAGGAAGTATCACAG TGTACACTTCTGCCCTGGCCTTAGCTGAAACAGAAGAAGACCAATCACATGTGTCTGTTGCCTTGGGAATGGTCCACTACGGGGCAGGAGATCTGGAGACGACCAAATCTGTCCTGTTCCAAAG CTCCCAAATGAATCCACCATCAAGGACAGGCCTATTGGCCTTGTGTGCCCTAGGGATCCTTCAGACagatttgaccttgaccttggctGTCCTTCAGGAACTATTAGCAGGGGAAGGCTCCACCAGTCAGTCAGATGTGGCTCACCTCATGTCATCTGCTAACGCTGTTATTGAG gGTAATCCACGAGCAGCTAAGAACTTTGTACAGCAGTGTATCCATAAGTATCCAGATCAGTTGGACCTGTGGCGCCTCCTAGGGTCAGTCCTTGTTACACATTGCCATGACAATGCTTCCGTAGCTGGTGCTGCCACCTGTGTACAAAAAGTGTCTTCATTAAACCCGACATCACCG GACATTATGAAGTTGGCAACCAGTGCTCAGTTAGCAGGTGGACATTACAGTAGGACTCGCAGGAACGGAGTGTTGTCGAGCGCTCAGAAGGCAGTACATCTAAACCCAG ACCAAAAAGATAACTGGGTGAACTTAACAGCAGCCATCCACAGTCACACTGTACTCCACAAGTCAGACAAACTCGTACAACTGGCTCTGGTCTATCTCAACTGGCTCTCTGTAACATTCAATG AAGCTCCAGCCATGGTGACAAGTTGGTGTAAAAAacaaagagttatttcccttgttgAAGCAGGCAGAGTAGATGAAGCAGCATCCTTAATTAGTCAG TTGAAGAGTTGTGGAGATGAAGAATTGGAAGATTTTGCCGCGGTGATAGAGGCGGTGATTGATGGAGATATAGGTGCTATGTCAGAACAGCTACTCAAGTCACGTGACAATCCGTTCCTGGTGGAGGCTCTGTTAGAGACGTGTGAACGGGGAGGTGTTAGTGTGAACCTCACTGACATACTAGGAGTGGACCAGGAGGACAGAGG
- the LOC138333422 gene encoding tetratricopeptide repeat protein 37-like isoform X2 — protein MDPKEVKTTLKNAREAIRNKEFKEALKHCKSVLAWDKNNYNALVFVGVAAEGLDQVDQAVKAYKRAVEASPDQALAWQGLAGLYEKRPSQEHDNDLISVYQKLQEIHSSDEEKKRDVLVKLAKLYVRLGELENGLQIFEEVIEGEKDSARKIQLQTNLVDLLMAEKTLTTPQEHMVLELVTVLTCEGTTVTFTSPEITVTRYLDLLIKHRKVGSLPEQCGRLQSMFPVLSYPLEIIIIYHMETEAEISVLETIVSKLKDLEPDSPYLGAAQGYILLHQKNYIQARPLLTSAAEVLKKVVVVHYCLAKTLFALHINKQTLSVCTTCFSLMLKKDRLVISISDLDLNLSALQCHIDYRIGTPVSLDRAIQTLTKREGLSGGLKILLGFVYLKANRVEDAQKLVVGTQDTASLDGWIHYVRGDYSGALLRLTLALESTPDISDSHLMMGKALWQTWKEDKSQESAEKSYMSFLKAAKLDPYNSEAFVYLGHFSLDVQHDKVKATKCYQKAFDLDNDNEDAGAALCDLLSSAGQEEAAHNIIVSVTSKASAGSAKWAWLRLGLYQVKHDSPSVAITSFQSALRADPKDNHVWECLAEAYLHRGSLTAALKAFTKASELDSNSLYCLYQIAAIKQTLCMYTEAIVEYKVILDRSPNYVPALKGVGETYILLARSHLSQSFYGRTRENCENALLFLTRAATHRPDLSCLWKLMGDACTLVHRLAPETFSFTVDNKLVSKSGETCPTGTSKISLIQTIELGSRCYGRALKALPNCASLWHDLGVNFFYQSQQSTQSDMIATLSTKAVNALKKALNIDPKNHLHWNALGRVYCSQGCYQPDKAQHCFIKSIQTEANNVVAWSNLATLYFKNGNIELAHDAFKTAQSLEPSYVACWIGQALIAETVGHEDAMDLFRHTNELANHVEGATGYASWVCAMLKDDSKHDTELFRYSIKQMAAIPAASDALAKYLDTEKTNPTAYNMYGLLLEHQGLYKLAVRSLRSALELCDEASPYKQEIRINYARLLCKDEQYLDAVEQFDLVDDLDTLEDMCNKGLALYKAGRYTGSITVYTSALALAETEEDQSHVSVALGMVHYGAGDLETTKSVLFQSSQMNPPSRTGLLALCALGILQTDLTLTLAVLQELLAGEGSTSQSDVAHLMSSANAVIEGNPRAAKNFVQQCIHKYPDQLDLWRLLGSVLVTHCHDNASVAGAATCVQKVSSLNPTSPDIMKLATSAQLAGGHYSRTRRNGVLSSAQKAVHLNPDQKDNWVNLTAAIHSHTVLHKSDKLVQLALVYLNWLSVTFNAPAMVTSWCKKQRVISLVEAGRVDEAASLISQLKSCGDEELEDFAAVIEAVIDGDIGAMSEQLLKSRDNPFLVEALLETCERGGVSVNLTDILGVDQEDRGRRVDLICKVLHVYYIYQQAKRTGVVDDLEGLLKKPVIDVQTLDSHCLPVMLVLAAATLATNPRLTKHCVVKVSEGRHLQMDKCDEVSIARCLLIKLIYNPKKESEALKKLLVEVEEEGDVTVQEFYKHLSNQNG, from the exons ATGGACCCCAAAGAAGTGAAGACAACACTAAAAAATGCTAGAGAAGCCATCAGAAATAAAGAGTTCAAGGAAGCCTTGAAGCACTGCAAG TCTGTGTTGGCCTGGGATAAGAACAACTACAATGCGTTGGTGTTTGTCGGCGTTGCTGCCGAGGGTTTGGACCAGGTGGACCAGGCGGTAAAGGCCTATAAACGGGCTGTAGAGGCTAGTCCAGATCAGGCCCTAGCATGGCAGGGGTTAGCTGGTCTGTATGAGAAACGACCGTCACAGGAACACGACAATGACCTTATTAGTGTTTATCAGAAATTACAGGAAATTCACAGCAG TGATGAGGAGAAGAAAAGAGATGTTCTTGTGAAACTTGCTAAGCTTTACGTCAGACTGGGAGAGCTAGAAAAT GGTCTGCAGATATTTGAGGAGGTTATTGAAGGTGAGAAAGATTCAGCAAGGAAAATTCAGCTTCAGACGAACTTAGTGGATCTTCTAATGGCCGAAAAAACGTTGACAACACCACAAGAACATATG GTGTTGGAGCTGGTTACTGTCCTGACATGTGAGGGAACCACAGTCACTTTTACCAGTCCAGAAATTACTGTCACTAGATACCTGGACCTTCTCATTAAG CACCGTAAGGTTGGCAGTCTACCTGAACAGTGTGGCCGCCTTCAGTCAATGTTTCCAGTACTTTCTTACCCATTAGAAATCATCATTATATACCACATGGAGACAGAAGCAG AAATATCAGTTCTAGAGACCATTGTCAGTAAATTGAAGGACCTTGAGCCAGATAGTCCTTACCTTGGGGCTGCCCAGGGTTACATACTGTTACATCAGAAAAACTACATACAGGCCCGACCATTGCTGACTTCAG CTGCTGAGGTGCTGAAGAAAGTGGTTGTTGTCCATTACTGCCTAGCCAAGACTTTATTTGCTCTACACATCAATAAACAGACCCTAAGTGTCTGTACGACAT GTTTTAGtttaatgttaaagaaggacCGCCTGGTGATATCTATCAGTGACCTGGATTTGAATTTGTCAGCCTTACAGTGTCACATTGATTATAGGATAGGAACTCCTGTCTCTCTAGACAGGGCCATCCAAACACTTACCAAG AGAGAAGGTCTGTCGGGTGGCCTGAAGATTTTACTTGGGTTTGTCTATCTGAAGGCTAACAGAGTTGAGGATGCCCAG AAATTGGTGGTGGGTACCCAGGACACCGCTTCATTGGATGGATGGATACACTATGTCAGGGGAGACTACTCAGGTGCTCTCCTCAG gtTAACACTGGCCCTAGAATCTACTCCAGACATCAGTGATAGCCATCTCATGATGGGTAAAGCATTGTGGCAAACGTGGAAAGAGGACAAGTCACAGGAATCAGCAGAGAAAAGTTACATGTCGTTTCTAAAG GCGGCAAAACTCGACCCATACAACAGTGAGGCGTTCGTCTATCTGGGTCACTTCTCCTTAGATGTACAACATGACAAGGTCAAGGCCACAAAATGTTACCAGAAAGCATTTGACCTTGACAATGACAATGAAGATGCTGGTGCTGCCCTCTGTGATCTTTTGTCAAGTGCAGGCCAAGAG GAAGCAGCCCACAACATCATTGTGTCTGTTACATCTAAAGCCAGTGCTGGAAG TGCTAAGTGGGCATGGTTACGATTAGGACTGTACCAAGTCAAACATGACAGTCCGTCTGTTGCCATCACCAGTTTCCAGTCAGCACTGAGGGCTGACCCTAAAGACAA CCATGTATGGGAGTGTTTGGCTGAAGCTTACTTACATAGAGGCAGTTTAACAGCAGCTCTCAAAGCCTTCACAAAGGCTTCAGAG TTGGACTCCAACTCCTTGTACTGCTTGTATCA AATTGCTGCTATAAAACAGACACTGTGTATGTACACAGAAGCCATTGTCGAGTACAAAGTTATCCTGGACCGCTCGCCAAACTACGTACCGGCTCTGAAGG GTGTTGGAGAGACTTATATATTACTAGCCAGGAGTCACCTGTCACAGAGTTTCTACGGCCGAACTCGAGAAAACTGTGAGAATGCCCTACTGTTTCTCACTAG AGCTGCCACCCATCGACCTGACTTGTCCTGTTTATGGAAGCTGATGGGCGATGCCTGTACACTGGTCCATAGACTGGCACCAGAAACCTTCAGCTTTACCGTGGATAATAAGCTGGTGTCTAAGTCAGGAGAAACATGTCCCACAGGGACCTCCAAAATAAGTCTGATACAGACAATAGAGCTTGGATCAAG GTGCTATGGACGAGCTTTGAAGGCACTCCCAAATTGTGCCTCATTGTGGCATGACCTAGGGGTCAATTTCTTCTACCAATCACAGCAGTCGACACAAAGTGACATGATTGCAACACTATCAACAAAAGCTGTAAATGCTCTTAAGAAAGCTTTGAATATCGATCCTAAAAACCATCTTCATTGGAATGCTCTTGGAAGGGTGTACTGTTCACAAG GATGTTACCAGCCAGACAAAGCCCAACACTGCTTCATAAAGTCCATCCAGACAGAGGCAAAC aatGTGGTGGCTTGGTCCAATCTGGCAAcactttattttaaaaatggcAACATAGAG CTTGCCCACGATGCATTTAAAACTGCCCAGAGTCTAGAACCATCTTATGTGGCCTGCTGGATTGGACAG GCACTGATTGCAGAGACAGTTGGACATGAAGACGCCATGGACTTGTTTAGACACACCAATGAACTGGCCAATCAT GTAGAGGGAGCCACTGGGTATGCTAGCTGGGTGTGTGCCATGCTGAAGGATGACAGTAAACACGACACAGAACTATTCCGATACTCCATAAAACAAATGGCCGCCATACCGGCAGCATCGGATGCTTTAGCCAAGTATCTAG ATACTGAGAAGACCAACCCAACTGCATACAACATGTATGGTCTACTGTTAGAACATCAAGGTTTATACAAGTTGGCCGTCCGTTCTCTCCGCTCTGCCCTGGAACTGTGTGATGAGGCTTCACCATACAAACAGGAAATAAGGATTAACTACGCTCGATTACTCTG TAAAGATGAACAGTACCTTGACGCTGTTGAGCAGTTTGACCTTGTGGATGACCTTGACACCTTGGAGGACATGTGTAACAAAGGTCTGGCCCTGTACAAGGCTGGGCGGTACACAGGAAGTATCACAG TGTACACTTCTGCCCTGGCCTTAGCTGAAACAGAAGAAGACCAATCACATGTGTCTGTTGCCTTGGGAATGGTCCACTACGGGGCAGGAGATCTGGAGACGACCAAATCTGTCCTGTTCCAAAG CTCCCAAATGAATCCACCATCAAGGACAGGCCTATTGGCCTTGTGTGCCCTAGGGATCCTTCAGACagatttgaccttgaccttggctGTCCTTCAGGAACTATTAGCAGGGGAAGGCTCCACCAGTCAGTCAGATGTGGCTCACCTCATGTCATCTGCTAACGCTGTTATTGAG gGTAATCCACGAGCAGCTAAGAACTTTGTACAGCAGTGTATCCATAAGTATCCAGATCAGTTGGACCTGTGGCGCCTCCTAGGGTCAGTCCTTGTTACACATTGCCATGACAATGCTTCCGTAGCTGGTGCTGCCACCTGTGTACAAAAAGTGTCTTCATTAAACCCGACATCACCG GACATTATGAAGTTGGCAACCAGTGCTCAGTTAGCAGGTGGACATTACAGTAGGACTCGCAGGAACGGAGTGTTGTCGAGCGCTCAGAAGGCAGTACATCTAAACCCAG ACCAAAAAGATAACTGGGTGAACTTAACAGCAGCCATCCACAGTCACACTGTACTCCACAAGTCAGACAAACTCGTACAACTGGCTCTGGTCTATCTCAACTGGCTCTCTGTAACATTCAATG CTCCAGCCATGGTGACAAGTTGGTGTAAAAAacaaagagttatttcccttgttgAAGCAGGCAGAGTAGATGAAGCAGCATCCTTAATTAGTCAG TTGAAGAGTTGTGGAGATGAAGAATTGGAAGATTTTGCCGCGGTGATAGAGGCGGTGATTGATGGAGATATAGGTGCTATGTCAGAACAGCTACTCAAGTCACGTGACAATCCGTTCCTGGTGGAGGCTCTGTTAGAGACGTGTGAACGGGGAGGTGTTAGTGTGAACCTCACTGACATACTAGGAGTGGACCAGGAGGACAGAGG